Proteins from one Portunus trituberculatus isolate SZX2019 chromosome 38, ASM1759143v1, whole genome shotgun sequence genomic window:
- the LOC123515022 gene encoding 39S ribosomal protein L46, mitochondrial-like, whose protein sequence is MALILRGSVRALQAAAQHIASRSMSSVAAGKWQIVGSACITRPPVVCPPMTSLEQQYYEMITTIEEENSLKSDHEIRVEQDRINLEIMKTGEADELDLEEASKQTAIEFEDSCLEELKSFESTHLDKVNHEVKDIKSINRALERSLILVVKQKVGAAEEWVFPHTPWQPGETLRQTCERLVQETCGSDLKVKFLGNAPCGFYKYKYPKTVRKEGFIGAKVFFYKCQVRNKDGSVIPGTNIVDHQWLTQDELDTRLKQSYAKSISKFLVSDR, encoded by the exons ATGGCTCTTATACTACGTGGATCGGTCCGTGCCCTCCAGGCGGCAGCGCAGCACATTGCATCAA GATCAATGAGCAGTGTAGCAGCTGGAAAATGGCAGATTGTTGGTTCAGCATGTATCACTCGTCCTCCAGTTGTGTGCCCTCCAATGACATCCTTGGAACAGCAATACTATGAG ATGATTACTacaatagaggaagagaattcCCTGAAAAGTGACCATGAAATAAGAGTAGAGCAAGATAGAATAAATTTGGAAATTATGAAGACTGGGGAGGCTGATGAACTTGATCTTGAGGAAGCTTCTAAACAAACTGCCATAGAATTTGAAGATTCATGTTTAGAAGAGCTCAAATCTTTTGAATCTACTCATCTTGATAAAG TGAATCATGAAGTGAAGGATATTAAGAGCATCAATCGTGCCCTTGAGAGGTCTTTGATTCTTGTGGTAAAGCAGAAGGTTGGTGCTGCTGAGGAATGGGTCTTTCCACACACACCTTGGCAGCCTGGAGAGACACTTAGACAG ACTTGTGAGCGATTAGTTCAAGAGACTTGTGGAAGTGACCTGAAGGTGAAATTTTTGGGCAATGCCCCTTGTGGGTTTTATAAGTACAAGTACCCCAAAACAGTTCGTAAAGAAGGTTTCATTGGGGCTAAG gtCTTCTTCTACAAATGTCAAGTGAGGAACAAAGATGGGTCTGTTATACCTGGAACAAACATTGTTGACCACCAATGGCTAACACAAGATGAGTTAGATACCAGGCTCAAACAGTCTTATGCCAAGTCCATTTCAAAATTTCTGGTTTCTGATAGATAG
- the LOC123515020 gene encoding myb-like protein W: MWIVHIMVLVVVMVQALPSLALPPHHSPCPLTEVEHRRLAYELEVMLTDHLKLWNHITNTSKEQEQKEERIRYETQKEKLNKIIKGSEHNSAKSFYIKPRKIIKREEQIKNKKEEEKTAKVIMNNIVSIETRFNNIITTHIKLNGTPKTTEILPSKYGGHHEEGDIMAKKGEQSTDRRARYVRPAEGQEEKREILHSDKNIRPVREERKYEKRGTQSNDENMSRSGEKTDERRGKLQTEKRAKGIARETQKKGMGETPLIGEEERKELRNIVKREALGIKRRRERAASPAIIYMPGRGNEKVRECALIHGLLGGFNTFNFLSFATGLVTLILNVNNNINNNNDNNNVNANNDINNNNVNANLNTQNANQVVVFPPGRRRRSVADLLMTAADTQEEGGSDGLQRGMNRMHGLCGGARRIVQEMKALLKVSSEHEGKRNFMEH, translated from the exons ATGTGGATTGTTCACattatggtgttggtggtggtgatggttcaaGCTTTACCATCACTGGCGCTTCCACCACATCACTCTCCTTGTCCTCTAACTGAAGTAGAACACCGAAGACTTGCATACGAACTGGAGGTCATGCTTACAGATCACCTGAAGCTGTGGAACCACATCACAAATACCagcaaagaacaagaacaaaaagaagagcgAATTAGATatgaaacacaaaaagaaaagctaaataaaataataaaagggagTGAACACAACAGTGCAAAATCCTTCTATATTAAaccaaggaaaataataaagagggaggagcaaattaagaacaaaaaagaagaggagaaaacagcaaaagtaataatgaataacaTAGTAAGCATAGAAACAAGGTTTAATAACATCATAACCACTCATATAAAACTTAATGGAACTCCAAAAACAACAGAAATTTTGCCTTCCAAGTATGGTGGGCACCATGAGGAAGGAGATATAATGGCAAAAAAAGGTGAACAAAGTACTGACCGAAGAGCGAGATATGTGAGGCCAGCAGagggacaagaagagaagagagaaattctACACTCAGATAAAAACATAAGAccagtgagggaagagagaaaatatgagaaaagaggaacacAAAGTAATGATGAGAATATGAGTAGGAGTGGAGAGAAAACtgatgaaagaagagggaaactgCAAACTGAAAAGAGAGCAAAAGGAATAGCAAGAGAAAcacagaagaaaggaatgggTGAAACACCATTgataggggaagaggagagaaaggaactgAGAAACATAGTGAAGAGAGAGGCATTGGGGattaaaaggagaagggagagagcagCCAGTCCAGCCATCATCTACATGCCtggaagagggaatgaaaaagtgagagaatgtGCACTCATTCATGGACTTTTAGGAGGCTTTAATACTTTTAACTTCCTCAGCTTTGCCACTGGTCTTGTCACTCTCATCCTTAATgttaacaacaacatcaacaacaacaatgacaacaataatgtcAATGCTAACAACgacatcaataacaataatgttaaTGCCAATCTCAACACACAGAATGCCAACCAG GTAGTAGTCTTTCCCCCAGGTAGAAGACGGCGTTCTGTAGCTGATTTGCTAATGACAGCAGCAGACACGCAAGAAGAGGGAGGTAGTGATGGACTGCAGAGAGGAATGAATAGGATGCACGGTTTGTGTGGAGGAGCAAGGAGGATTGTACAGGAGATGAAAGCACTATTGAAG GTAAGCAGTgaacatgaaggaaagaggaatttCATGGAGCACTAA